The following proteins are encoded in a genomic region of Pikeienuella piscinae:
- a CDS encoding Ldh family oxidoreductase, with translation MLDAAGVPEGDANLAARTLVRCDTRGFRTHGLARLCDYLKKIAAGEIARETPSPEPPDGPVFTYEAGGALGQVAGPRAVDQALALAATYPVVTCQIQNSAHLGALGVNLLGAADKGCVALMFQATPPVIGAPGAKRPMIGNNPFAMVAPRLGQPPFVVDMACCVAARGNILLATRNDEPIPEGWALDGEGEPTTDAEAALLGSLLPAGGHKGLGLAMMVEILAGSLAGATFRDSLNPGGGIASGGGRLNALVLVFNPDLLQGRAAYDEHVAAWTTHYLAAGGPSARIPGERAQEAEQAAERHGVPLPVAIIEELKAAGAAARIPFPAIERGHLPDQQ, from the coding sequence ATGTTGGACGCGGCCGGGGTCCCGGAAGGAGACGCCAACCTGGCCGCGCGGACCCTCGTCAGATGCGACACGCGCGGTTTTCGGACCCACGGCCTCGCAAGACTATGCGATTATCTCAAGAAGATCGCCGCCGGAGAGATCGCGCGTGAGACACCGTCTCCGGAGCCGCCGGATGGTCCGGTTTTCACTTACGAGGCTGGCGGGGCGCTTGGGCAGGTCGCGGGGCCGAGAGCGGTTGACCAAGCTCTTGCTCTGGCCGCTACGTACCCCGTCGTCACCTGTCAGATTCAGAATTCGGCGCACCTTGGTGCGCTCGGGGTCAACCTGCTCGGCGCCGCGGATAAGGGCTGCGTCGCGCTCATGTTTCAAGCGACGCCCCCGGTCATCGGCGCGCCGGGCGCAAAGAGGCCGATGATCGGCAACAACCCTTTTGCGATGGTTGCGCCGCGCCTTGGCCAGCCGCCCTTCGTCGTCGATATGGCGTGTTGCGTGGCGGCGCGCGGCAACATTCTGCTCGCGACTCGAAACGACGAGCCGATCCCGGAGGGCTGGGCGCTTGATGGCGAAGGCGAGCCGACGACCGACGCGGAGGCGGCCCTGCTCGGTTCGCTTCTTCCGGCCGGAGGGCACAAAGGACTCGGGCTCGCCATGATGGTCGAGATTCTCGCGGGCAGTCTCGCCGGCGCGACCTTTCGGGATAGCCTCAATCCCGGCGGCGGGATCGCCAGCGGTGGCGGGCGTCTCAATGCGTTGGTTCTTGTTTTCAACCCGGACCTGTTGCAGGGCCGGGCGGCCTATGACGAGCACGTCGCCGCCTGGACCACGCATTATCTCGCGGCGGGCGGTCCGTCGGCGCGCATTCCCGGCGAACGCGCCCAGGAGGCGGAGCAGGCCGCGGAGCGCCACGGCGTGCCGCTTCCGGTCGCCATCATCGAAGAGCTGAAAGCCGCCGGAGCCGCCGCGCGCATCCCTTTCCCCGCGATCGAGCGCGGGCATCTGCCGGACCAGCAATAG
- the narJ gene encoding nitrate reductase molybdenum cofactor assembly chaperone — MTVTLRALSALLTYPSPELQAAAPDIARALCDEGLLGAEAIAGLEPLLAQFAADDIFDVQERFVLLFDRSRSLSLNLFEHVHGESRDRGGAMVDLLETYRAGGFEPVGPELPDHLPMLLEFLSTRPLAEAREMLADAAHIFVAVAERLEKRKSPYAPVFRALETLAASPAEAELLAEISAQPDDDPEDLAALDAIWEEAAVTFGPDPNAGCPTGRDLLARMGPAPQPEWTGEKG, encoded by the coding sequence ATGACCGTCACCTTGAGAGCCCTGTCTGCGTTGCTCACCTATCCCAGTCCCGAGCTTCAGGCCGCCGCGCCCGATATCGCCCGCGCGCTCTGCGATGAAGGACTGCTGGGGGCGGAGGCGATTGCTGGACTGGAGCCGCTTCTCGCGCAGTTCGCGGCCGACGACATCTTCGATGTTCAGGAGCGGTTCGTGCTGCTCTTCGATCGCTCGCGATCTCTCTCCTTGAACCTCTTCGAGCATGTTCACGGCGAAAGCCGCGATCGCGGCGGCGCGATGGTCGATCTGCTCGAAACCTATCGCGCCGGCGGGTTCGAGCCGGTCGGGCCGGAGTTGCCGGACCACCTGCCGATGCTGCTCGAGTTCCTTTCCACGCGGCCGCTGGCGGAAGCGCGGGAGATGCTGGCGGACGCGGCGCATATCTTCGTCGCGGTGGCTGAGCGGCTTGAAAAGCGAAAAAGTCCCTATGCGCCGGTCTTTCGCGCGCTGGAGACGCTCGCCGCCAGCCCGGCCGAGGCGGAGCTTCTGGCGGAAATCTCCGCTCAACCTGATGACGACCCCGAAGATCTCGCCGCGCTCGACGCGATCTGGGAGGAGGCGGCGGTGACGTTCGGGCCGGACCCGAACGCGGGCTGCCCGACGGGCCGCGACCTGTTGGCCCGAATGGGGCCTGCGCCACAGCCGGAATGGACCGGCGAAAAAGGCTGA
- the folE gene encoding GTP cyclohydrolase I, whose product MLNRIPSLTYTADDAPVSSRIRARLRRAGQPFRANDNIAAFVEDGELDELRLEVEKRMEEVLGALVIDTENDHNTAGTARRVAKMFLDEVFAGRYRDAPPVTSFPNVSQLNELMIVGPITVRSACSHHLCPIMGKIWIGVLPNTDADLIGLSKYARLCDWIMSRPQIQEEAAIMLADELERRIRPDGLAIVMEADHFCMHWRGVKDEKPVMTTSIMRGAFLENDALRREFLELRNRDRQ is encoded by the coding sequence GTGCTGAACAGAATCCCCTCCCTCACCTATACTGCGGACGACGCGCCCGTATCGAGCCGGATCCGCGCGCGACTCAGGAGAGCCGGACAGCCATTCCGGGCCAATGACAACATCGCCGCCTTCGTTGAGGACGGTGAGCTGGACGAATTGCGCCTGGAGGTCGAGAAACGGATGGAAGAGGTGCTCGGCGCGCTGGTGATCGACACCGAAAACGACCACAACACCGCCGGCACGGCGCGCCGGGTGGCGAAGATGTTTCTCGACGAGGTGTTCGCCGGGCGGTATCGCGATGCGCCGCCGGTGACCAGCTTTCCGAACGTCTCACAGCTCAACGAATTGATGATCGTCGGCCCGATCACCGTGCGCAGCGCCTGCTCGCACCATTTGTGCCCGATCATGGGAAAAATATGGATCGGGGTCCTGCCGAACACCGACGCGGACCTGATCGGACTGTCGAAGTACGCCCGGCTCTGCGACTGGATCATGAGCCGGCCGCAGATCCAGGAAGAGGCGGCGATCATGCTGGCAGATGAACTGGAGCGCCGTATCCGGCCCGACGGGCTGGCGATCGTGATGGAGGCGGATCACTTCTGCATGCACTGGCGCGGGGTCAAGGACGAGAAGCCGGTGATGACCACCTCGATCATGCGCGGCGCCTTCCTCGAGAACGACGCGCTGCGGCGTGAGTTTCTCGAGCTGCGGAACCGGGACCGCCAATGA
- a CDS encoding UxaA family hydrolase has translation MTRAIVLHPNDNVATLIDEAAKGVSAELRGERTGAVELRADIPYGHKCAVIALSSGDDILKYGQVIGRATADIAIGDHVHTHNVEALRARGDR, from the coding sequence ATGACACGTGCGATCGTGCTTCATCCGAACGACAATGTCGCCACCCTGATCGACGAGGCCGCCAAAGGCGTCTCCGCAGAGTTGCGGGGCGAGCGCACGGGCGCCGTAGAGCTTCGGGCAGACATACCCTATGGCCACAAATGTGCGGTCATCGCGCTGTCCTCGGGGGACGACATCCTCAAATACGGTCAGGTCATAGGCAGGGCGACAGCCGACATTGCGATCGGCGACCACGTTCACACGCATAACGTCGAGGCGCTTCGCGCCCGCGGCGACCGTTAA
- a CDS encoding peptidylprolyl isomerase, with protein sequence MMQARALQPEVSVNGEVIPSSLIAAEAQNHPAPPGKPGLAWRAAARALAVRALLLQAARRLELDPEQQELGPGRRETRDEALVRAVIETHVRAEPPDDDACRAFYAAHEQRFRAPNLYEAAHILLPAPPDDPAARAKAREFAEALLKEIMVDARAFDRLARENSACESRGNGGRLGQITAGDTVPEFEAALEALEEGAISPAPVETRYGFHIIRLDARAEGEILPFDNVRQRIREMLERAAWARGARALVTRLLEESTIEGVSFSAADAAPPDL encoded by the coding sequence ATGATGCAGGCGCGCGCGCTCCAACCCGAGGTCTCGGTCAACGGCGAGGTGATCCCCTCCTCGCTGATCGCTGCGGAGGCGCAGAACCACCCGGCCCCACCCGGCAAACCGGGCCTCGCCTGGCGGGCGGCCGCGCGGGCGCTGGCGGTGCGGGCGCTTCTGCTGCAGGCGGCGCGCCGGCTGGAGTTGGATCCCGAACAGCAGGAATTGGGACCCGGCCGGCGGGAGACCAGGGACGAGGCGCTCGTGCGTGCGGTGATCGAGACGCATGTCCGGGCTGAGCCTCCCGATGATGACGCGTGCCGCGCCTTCTACGCCGCCCACGAGCAACGCTTTCGCGCGCCGAACCTCTATGAAGCGGCGCACATCCTCCTGCCCGCACCGCCTGACGACCCCGCTGCGCGCGCAAAGGCCCGCGAATTCGCCGAAGCGCTGCTGAAGGAGATCATGGTCGACGCGCGCGCCTTCGATCGGCTGGCGAGGGAAAACTCGGCCTGCGAATCGCGGGGGAACGGCGGCCGCCTCGGGCAGATCACCGCCGGAGACACCGTGCCCGAGTTCGAAGCGGCGCTCGAAGCGCTTGAGGAAGGAGCGATAAGCCCGGCCCCGGTGGAGACGCGCTACGGCTTTCACATCATCCGGCTCGACGCCCGTGCGGAGGGTGAGATTCTCCCTTTCGACAATGTGCGCCAACGTATTCGCGAGATGCTCGAACGCGCCGCCTGGGCGCGGGGCGCCAGGGCGCTCGTGACCCGCCTGCTCGAAGAATCGACAATAGAGGGCGTCAGTTTCTCCGCCGCGGACGCCGCCCCGCCGGACCTCTAG
- a CDS encoding GntR family transcriptional regulator, translating to MESEQPRQSKPSSGAPETGSGSDVQRIVEQLRSRISEHEIAPGSKLKEQDIAREFGVSRTKVREALAALEIRGFVARTPNRGAVARRLELSQVFEIYDVREVLEGLAVRRAVENGRREIWAELLAEADGAFEERVLAGELHLYEKLFQRFRKEVIDAAANPVLTDMLDSVRDQTNVTLRRVVMLPGRAEQGLRNLRLALEAMKAGDAAGAERLRRNGIREAIAALKHYQRFVL from the coding sequence ATGGAATCTGAACAACCGCGACAATCGAAGCCATCAAGCGGCGCACCCGAAACGGGTTCGGGGTCCGATGTTCAACGGATTGTTGAGCAGCTTCGGTCGCGGATCTCAGAGCATGAGATCGCGCCGGGGTCGAAGCTCAAGGAGCAGGATATTGCTCGTGAGTTCGGCGTTTCACGCACCAAGGTGCGCGAGGCTCTCGCCGCTCTGGAGATTCGCGGCTTCGTCGCTCGCACGCCGAATAGAGGCGCTGTCGCACGGCGGCTGGAGCTGAGCCAGGTATTCGAGATCTACGATGTGAGAGAGGTTCTTGAAGGGCTCGCTGTCCGAAGAGCCGTGGAGAACGGGCGCCGCGAAATCTGGGCGGAGCTCCTTGCAGAGGCTGACGGCGCGTTCGAGGAGCGCGTGCTCGCCGGCGAGCTTCACCTGTATGAAAAGCTATTCCAGCGTTTCCGCAAGGAGGTTATCGACGCGGCGGCCAATCCGGTTCTGACCGATATGCTCGACAGCGTTCGCGACCAAACCAATGTCACGCTGCGCCGCGTCGTCATGCTCCCCGGACGCGCCGAACAAGGACTGCGCAACCTTCGCCTCGCCCTCGAAGCAATGAAAGCCGGAGACGCCGCGGGCGCGGAGCGCCTCAGGCGCAACGGCATCAGGGAGGCGATCGCAGCCCTGAAACACTACCAGAGATTTGTACTATGA
- the narI gene encoding respiratory nitrate reductase subunit gamma, which produces MNFLLFQIYPYIALTVLALGSIIRYERDPFTWKSSSSQLLRRGRFILGSVLFHVGVLTIFVGHLGGLLTPLWFFELVGISHTFKQWLAIIVGGAGAIMALAGGAILLHRRLTDPRVRAHSSFADTWILILLMAQLVLGFLTIFVSLQHLDGDEMVKFMTWAQGIFTLRADSWTHVANANILFKLHIFLGLTIFLLFPFTRLVHMLSAPVRYLWRPGYQIVRGRRRPAAE; this is translated from the coding sequence ATGAACTTCCTGTTGTTCCAGATCTACCCCTATATCGCGCTGACCGTGCTCGCCCTCGGCTCCATCATCCGGTATGAGCGCGACCCGTTCACATGGAAGTCCAGCTCCAGCCAGCTGCTGCGCCGAGGGCGATTCATCCTCGGCTCGGTGCTCTTTCATGTCGGCGTCCTGACAATTTTCGTCGGCCATCTCGGCGGGCTCCTGACGCCGCTCTGGTTCTTCGAGCTTGTCGGAATTTCACACACCTTCAAGCAGTGGCTCGCCATCATCGTCGGGGGCGCCGGCGCGATCATGGCGCTGGCCGGCGGCGCAATCCTTCTTCACCGCAGACTGACCGACCCGCGCGTACGCGCGCATTCGAGCTTTGCGGACACATGGATCCTGATCCTGCTCATGGCGCAGCTCGTGCTCGGCTTTCTCACGATCTTCGTGTCTTTGCAGCATCTTGACGGCGACGAGATGGTCAAGTTCATGACTTGGGCGCAGGGCATCTTCACTCTCAGGGCCGATTCCTGGACCCATGTCGCGAACGCCAACATCCTTTTCAAACTGCATATCTTCCTCGGGCTGACGATCTTCCTCCTGTTCCCGTTCACCCGGCTCGTGCACATGCTCTCCGCGCCGGTGCGCTATCTCTGGCGCCCCGGCTACCAGATCGTGCGCGGGCGCCGGCGCCCCGCGGCCGAATGA
- a CDS encoding DUF2231 domain-containing protein, giving the protein MRHPLHPAFVHFPVACWSLAVVADFTSLWLGEAAWRWSGGLLAVGCAFAMLAMLAGMAELPRVPEGAPMSDAWAHMGAMMAAFAFFAARLVLRLDHLQPLAPDTVSLLLDAGGFIALTVGGWFGGRLVYGHGVGRNRPE; this is encoded by the coding sequence ATGCGTCATCCTCTGCATCCCGCATTCGTCCATTTTCCGGTCGCCTGCTGGTCGCTTGCAGTCGTCGCCGATTTCACGAGCCTGTGGCTGGGAGAGGCCGCCTGGCGCTGGTCGGGTGGGCTGCTCGCTGTCGGCTGCGCGTTCGCGATGCTCGCCATGCTGGCCGGCATGGCCGAGCTGCCGCGGGTGCCCGAGGGGGCCCCGATGAGTGACGCCTGGGCGCATATGGGCGCCATGATGGCCGCCTTCGCGTTCTTCGCGGCGCGGCTGGTCCTGCGGCTCGACCATCTGCAACCGCTTGCGCCAGATACGGTTTCGCTCTTGCTCGATGCTGGCGGGTTCATCGCGCTGACCGTCGGCGGGTGGTTCGGCGGGCGGCTGGTATACGGCCACGGGGTCGGGCGGAACCGGCCCGAATGA
- a CDS encoding 2-hydroxychromene-2-carboxylate isomerase, which yields MSHVIEYFYSIRSSFAYLGAARLNALAAEHGVTVSHHPMDLLALVEGRYAFDGARTTDRPHAGARVMEKDPIRESYTQLEYRRWGKHLGIGINVDPSHHYGPRELPSGAVIAAQRRGLDAGRLSHAILEALWRDDRDIAAVKIIAEIVDGLELGVAGVLLCEEAMRADIQEEMQANTREAARRGVFGSPTYIWKDELFFGQDRLEFLRRAIDGSEASPT from the coding sequence GTGTCTCACGTAATCGAGTATTTCTACTCCATCCGTTCCTCGTTCGCTTATCTCGGCGCGGCGCGGCTCAATGCGCTGGCGGCGGAGCATGGCGTCACGGTTTCTCATCATCCCATGGATCTGCTGGCGCTGGTCGAGGGGCGTTACGCTTTCGACGGCGCGCGGACGACGGACCGTCCCCACGCCGGCGCCCGTGTCATGGAGAAGGACCCGATCCGCGAAAGCTACACGCAGCTCGAATACCGCCGCTGGGGAAAGCATCTCGGCATCGGGATCAATGTCGATCCGTCCCATCACTACGGCCCGCGCGAGCTTCCCTCAGGCGCCGTCATCGCGGCGCAGCGCCGTGGCCTGGACGCCGGCCGGCTCAGCCACGCGATCCTCGAGGCGCTCTGGCGCGACGATCGCGATATCGCCGCCGTCAAGATCATCGCGGAGATCGTTGACGGACTTGAGCTCGGCGTCGCGGGCGTCCTCCTCTGCGAGGAGGCGATGCGCGCCGACATTCAGGAAGAGATGCAGGCCAACACGCGCGAAGCCGCGAGGCGCGGCGTCTTCGGCTCGCCGACCTATATCTGGAAAGACGAGCTCTTTTTCGGTCAGGACAGGCTGGAGTTTCTCCGACGCGCGATCGATGGCTCCGAGGCTTCGCCGACATGA
- a CDS encoding UxaA family hydrolase: MSFLGYERPDGQVGLRNHVGVISVMDNCNPVTRAVANAVEGALPVTTLFVRGQLGRDLDIAYDTLAGLARNPNIAAIVLIGLEPVTTEEVASRIRSCGKPLEIVNIQLVGGTIEATALGVRHAARLMREASRQKRTNQPLTKLTIGVECGGSDTTSGLASNPSIGFAADQVVAGGGKVVISETSEFFGAEHLFAERAETEAVGQQFLDAVLGFEEEVMARGLDLRGANPSKDNIRGGLTTIEEKALGAMSKAGTSPLVGVLKYGEAPMKAGLHFMATPAPAVESLTGLAAGGCQLILFSTGVGNPIGSVVATTLKVSGNRNTVATFSDNIDFDVSDVIENGSPIREAGGRLFDFTLEVASGALTSSEVLDVRETAISRFEPSM, from the coding sequence ATGTCTTTCCTTGGATATGAGCGGCCTGACGGCCAGGTCGGACTTCGCAATCATGTCGGCGTCATCTCGGTGATGGACAACTGCAACCCCGTCACGCGCGCGGTCGCGAACGCGGTGGAAGGCGCGCTGCCGGTGACCACGCTTTTCGTGCGCGGGCAGCTTGGGCGCGACCTGGACATCGCCTATGACACGCTCGCGGGACTTGCGCGCAATCCGAACATAGCTGCGATCGTTCTGATCGGACTCGAACCCGTGACGACGGAAGAGGTGGCGTCGCGCATCCGATCCTGCGGCAAACCTTTGGAGATTGTGAATATCCAACTCGTCGGCGGCACCATCGAAGCAACGGCGCTTGGGGTCCGGCATGCGGCGCGGCTGATGCGCGAAGCGAGCCGCCAGAAGCGGACGAACCAGCCGCTCACGAAACTGACGATCGGCGTGGAATGCGGCGGCTCCGACACCACCTCCGGCCTCGCCTCCAACCCTTCGATAGGCTTCGCCGCCGATCAGGTGGTCGCCGGCGGCGGCAAGGTGGTGATCTCGGAGACGTCCGAATTCTTCGGCGCCGAGCACCTCTTCGCCGAGCGGGCCGAAACCGAAGCGGTCGGACAACAGTTTCTCGACGCCGTGCTTGGATTCGAAGAGGAAGTGATGGCCCGTGGGCTCGACCTCCGAGGCGCCAACCCGTCGAAGGACAATATCCGCGGTGGGTTGACGACAATCGAGGAAAAGGCCCTCGGCGCGATGTCCAAGGCTGGAACCTCTCCGCTCGTCGGCGTGCTCAAATACGGCGAAGCGCCGATGAAGGCAGGACTCCATTTCATGGCGACTCCAGCGCCTGCGGTGGAGTCGTTGACCGGGCTCGCCGCCGGCGGATGCCAGCTCATCCTCTTCTCCACGGGCGTCGGCAATCCGATCGGCAGCGTGGTCGCGACCACGCTGAAGGTGTCGGGCAATCGCAACACGGTCGCTACGTTCAGCGACAACATCGATTTCGACGTATCGGACGTCATCGAAAACGGATCGCCGATCCGCGAGGCAGGCGGGCGGCTCTTCGACTTCACGTTGGAGGTCGCCTCCGGCGCCCTCACCAGTTCCGAAGTGCTGGATGTGCGCGAAACCGCAATCAGTCGTTTTGAGCCTTCGATGTGA
- a CDS encoding TAXI family TRAP transporter solute-binding subunit, with product MKAMITPRAGRRALALSALIAVGLSGGASAQTKEIGFRCAPFGSIMYTVGNAIQDLTQKRHATLRVTNAEGPGSTAITVNLMSGGEWVNTIGCTSLLDYTYAEQGVEPFFSEAHPEIRTDVKVLFNGFYGAIGVLTTDPAIESATDLDGRSLALGRRAQAHWGGLPALFLEKGMPEVDPDMEFMGTAPSHEALVENRTEAIISQIVMSPDGAKAFKPGVVSQLFASGRDIYLVGFPNEAFQKAEEGGMRFRPIAVSGDQIPEAAGDRSVNWIFAPAAISVHKDFSEEDAYELTKFMIENADALPDYAATLSVVASGEGLLGDWQADDLHPGALRAYREAGLIE from the coding sequence ATGAAAGCAATGATCACGCCACGAGCAGGACGCCGCGCGCTCGCGCTTTCCGCGCTCATCGCAGTCGGACTTTCGGGCGGCGCAAGCGCCCAGACGAAAGAGATCGGATTTCGCTGCGCGCCGTTCGGCTCGATCATGTACACGGTCGGTAACGCGATTCAGGACCTGACTCAGAAACGCCATGCGACGCTCCGCGTGACAAACGCGGAAGGGCCGGGATCAACAGCCATCACAGTGAATCTGATGTCCGGTGGCGAGTGGGTAAATACGATTGGCTGCACGAGCCTGCTCGACTACACCTACGCGGAACAGGGCGTCGAGCCATTCTTCAGCGAAGCGCATCCCGAGATCCGCACCGACGTGAAGGTGCTGTTCAACGGCTTCTACGGCGCGATCGGGGTGCTGACGACGGATCCCGCCATAGAGTCCGCGACGGACCTTGATGGACGCTCGCTGGCGCTCGGTCGCCGCGCCCAGGCGCATTGGGGCGGACTGCCTGCGCTGTTTCTCGAAAAAGGCATGCCGGAGGTCGACCCCGACATGGAGTTCATGGGAACCGCCCCATCGCACGAAGCACTGGTGGAGAACCGGACCGAAGCCATCATCTCGCAGATCGTCATGTCGCCGGACGGTGCGAAGGCTTTCAAACCGGGCGTGGTGAGCCAGCTTTTCGCCTCGGGCCGTGACATCTATCTGGTGGGCTTCCCGAACGAGGCCTTCCAAAAGGCGGAGGAGGGGGGCATGCGCTTCCGGCCGATCGCCGTCTCGGGCGACCAGATCCCCGAGGCAGCGGGCGACCGTAGCGTGAACTGGATCTTCGCGCCCGCCGCAATTTCGGTCCACAAGGACTTCTCTGAGGAGGACGCCTACGAGCTTACAAAGTTCATGATCGAGAACGCGGACGCGCTCCCGGATTACGCCGCGACGCTTAGCGTCGTAGCCTCGGGCGAAGGGCTGCTCGGCGACTGGCAGGCCGATGACCTGCATCCCGGCGCTCTCCGCGCGTATCGGGAGGCGGGTTTGATCGAATAG
- the narH gene encoding nitrate reductase subunit beta, translating to MKIRAQIGKVLNLDKCIGCHTCSITCKNVWTSRDGVEYAWFNNVETKPGIGYPKDWENQKRWNGGWVRNKSGHIHPKQGAKWRILANIFGNPDLPEIDDFYEPFTFDYEHLQSAPEMEHFPTARPRSLISGERMEKIEWGPNWEEILGGEFEKRSKDYNFEGVQKEIYGQFENTFMMYLPRLCEHCLNPSCLASCPSGAIYKREEDGIVLIDQEKCRGWRMCVSGCPYKKIYYNWETGKSEKCTFCYPRIESGQPTVCSETCVGRIRYLGVMLYDADAIESAAATENEQDLYQAQLDIFLDPHDPEVEAQALADGVPRDWLEAAKRSPVYKMAMDWKIAFPLHPEYRTLPMVWYVPPLSPIQNAAEAGAIGHDGEMPDVRSLRIPVRYLSNLLTAGKDEPIVTALERMLAMRGYMRSKTVDGVIDEAIAERVGLTPALIEDMYKIMAIADYEDRFVIPTAHRELAEEDIMGLRGGCGFTDGNGCSTGSSGRSMFGGKKKRGLTIPEAMNS from the coding sequence ATGAAGATCCGCGCGCAAATCGGCAAGGTTCTGAATCTCGACAAGTGCATCGGTTGCCACACCTGTTCGATCACCTGCAAGAACGTCTGGACCAGCCGCGACGGCGTCGAATACGCTTGGTTCAACAATGTCGAAACCAAACCCGGCATCGGCTATCCCAAGGACTGGGAGAACCAGAAACGCTGGAACGGCGGCTGGGTGAGAAACAAGAGCGGCCATATCCATCCCAAGCAGGGCGCCAAGTGGCGCATCCTCGCGAACATCTTCGGCAACCCCGACCTTCCGGAAATCGACGACTTCTACGAGCCCTTCACCTTCGATTACGAGCATCTGCAGTCAGCGCCGGAGATGGAGCATTTCCCGACCGCGCGCCCACGCTCGCTGATCTCCGGCGAGCGGATGGAGAAGATAGAATGGGGCCCGAACTGGGAGGAGATCCTCGGCGGCGAATTCGAGAAGCGTTCGAAGGACTACAACTTCGAGGGCGTACAAAAGGAAATTTACGGCCAGTTCGAAAACACGTTCATGATGTATCTGCCGCGGCTGTGCGAGCATTGCCTCAACCCGAGCTGCCTGGCGTCCTGCCCCTCCGGCGCGATCTACAAGCGTGAGGAGGACGGCATCGTCCTGATCGACCAGGAAAAATGCCGCGGCTGGCGGATGTGCGTCTCGGGCTGTCCCTACAAGAAGATCTACTACAATTGGGAAACCGGCAAATCCGAGAAATGCACCTTCTGCTACCCCCGGATCGAGAGCGGCCAGCCGACAGTGTGCTCGGAAACCTGCGTAGGGCGGATCCGCTATCTCGGCGTGATGCTCTACGATGCGGACGCGATCGAGAGCGCCGCGGCGACCGAGAATGAGCAGGATCTCTATCAGGCCCAACTCGACATATTTCTCGACCCGCACGATCCGGAAGTCGAGGCGCAGGCGCTGGCCGACGGCGTGCCGCGAGACTGGTTGGAGGCCGCGAAACGCTCGCCCGTCTACAAGATGGCGATGGACTGGAAGATCGCCTTTCCGCTGCATCCGGAATACCGCACGCTGCCGATGGTCTGGTATGTTCCGCCTCTCTCGCCGATCCAGAACGCGGCCGAGGCTGGCGCGATCGGCCATGATGGCGAGATGCCCGACGTCCGGTCGCTGCGAATTCCGGTGCGTTACCTCTCCAACCTGCTGACGGCGGGCAAGGATGAGCCGATCGTCACCGCCCTGGAACGGATGCTCGCCATGCGCGGCTACATGCGCTCGAAAACCGTGGACGGCGTGATCGACGAGGCGATCGCGGAGCGCGTCGGCCTGACGCCGGCGCTGATCGAGGACATGTACAAGATCATGGCCATCGCCGATTACGAAGACCGTTTCGTGATCCCCACCGCCCATCGTGAACTGGCCGAAGAGGACATCATGGGTCTCAGGGGCGGTTGCGGCTTCACCGACGGAAATGGCTGCTCAACCGGAAGCTCCGGCCGCTCGATGTTCGGCGGGAAGAAGAAGCGCGGCCTGACCATCCCCGAGGCGATGAACTCATGA